The genomic region tatgtaatcgcgtagagaacgaagagaggaacgcgtttatactaatcaatccttgatccaagctttaatttttgatgatgatggtgatgttgggtgaTGGTTGGCGACGGCTAGGCAAGGAGGAGGAAGAGAGAAAAGTTGCAAGTTAGGTTTTGATTATTTTGTGGAATGATTAAAATgaattgtcaaaaaaaaaaaagaaaccaagGGAATTACTCCCCCCCTCCCATGACGCTTCGGATGAAAAaattagtggggtgggccccacttggtccatctcacttaaatgtataatccttgtggcccgaaagcccgaacgagtcccgaaacgcgaaaacgcacttacgcgattaaaaatccggaaatataacaaacgcgcgacgaaaaataaatataaatatattatataataatatgatcttaaaatatcatatttaaaatatttaggatttaaatgtcccaaaaactcgaccgttggtttgaaaaccaaaaagattcgccggatggaaattcgcgagacgtagaaacgtataaatttaaaatatgaatacaaatattcacataacacacaataattaatatatatatattattacaaatataataatataggtcatagaaatgacgtggcacactaacagttaacggccgttaaataattaactgaaaaagataacggaaaaagtagggtcgtgacagcatTCCTGTTAGGGTCTCTAGGCGCCAAAAGATTGCCAGGAAGATGAAAGAGGTTGTTTCTGGTTCCCCCTTGAAGAAGGCTAAGTTTTCTCTTCATGACGAAGATACCGATGATGAAGCTCAAATTGAAGGTTCCGGTGACAACGTTCCCTTGGGTAAGCTTCTTATTTGTTAGCGTTTTTTATATTAACTGCTCTTCTCGCTTGAACAAATTTATGTGCTTTTGTAGGTGATATTTCCGCTATCCCTTCTTTAGAAGCTTGTTTCGATGTGTTCGATGAGATGATTCCTTCTGAATTCGAAGATGCTTTTGTGGATACCTCTAAGCTCATTGATGTTTACACCGCCCATAACTATCGTTCTGCCATCTATAATCATCTTGTCCTTTCTCATTTGAAGCAGAAATCTGGCGATGTTATATGTTTAGAGAAGGAGGTGGAAGAGCTTAGGGATGTCAATGCATCTTTCAAGGAGTCTGCGAAGAAGTTACAGGAACAATTATTGTTGAACACATCTTAGGAAGAGGAGGTGAAATCAGCCAAGAGTGAGATTCTGAGCATGCAGGAGACGCAGAAGCTGGATGAGAAGAGGATAGCTGACTTGGAGGAGGAGAATAAGGTTCTTCGTCAGGAAGCAAAATTGCTGGCAGATCAGAAAATGAGGTTTGATAGTTTGAAGACATATTATTCTGCTGTTATTACCCAGGTTATTCCACATGTTTGCAAGCAGGTTATCCGTAGCAAAGAGTTGAGCGCGTTGGTTGGTGATGTTGTCCTTACTAGCAAACTTGAAGAGAGGTTTAAATTGTTGACTGAGTTGTCCCAGCAAGGCAAGCTCGAACTTAGCAGTTATCCAGAGTATACTGATCAGGCTCCAGACCTTGTTGATGTTGCGTGTGCTCGCTTTGCCGATGCTGAACTTAATTATGTCgcctctgttgctgctcactctgaTGCTAAGCCTGTGGAGCTTCTTGCCTTGGTTGCGGAGCAATGATCTTTGCAGTTTGTTTGTGTTAtgaccaacttttgatgtgatgatCTGTAATCTAATTACTTTATGTTAACGTACTTTTACCAGGTCTGCGTGCCTGTTGGTTTGGGGCTATGTTACCCATAAACAATCTCCTTTTGGTACTATGTGGGTTATTGTACCCGTTTGCTTATTACTCTACTTATTAAGCAGGTCACCTATTTTGGCGTTATGATTACCTTTTCTTTGTCTTACTTTGGATCTCCTTTATTCAAGCATAAGCACTTATTTACTTGTAGAATATGCCCTCTCGCATATTTCTTAAATTTAACAAGTGTTTCCTCCGGGGGTactttgcaatagcttcggtagTCTCCTGGGTTACCTTTTGCTTATTGCTAAAGTTTTAtgggtattcctcttgggaataccttgcaatagcttcggtatacctcctGGGTTACTTCTTGCTTATTGCTAAAGTTttataagtattcctcttgggaatatcttgcaatagcttcggtatacctcctgggttacctcttgcttattgctaaagttttataagtattcctcttgggaatatcttgcaatagcttcggtatacctcttgggttacctcttgcttattgctaaagttttataagtattcctcttgggaaaatcttgcaatagcttcggtatacctcttgggttacctcttgcttattgctaaaGTTTTATAAGTATTACAACACTTAAGATTGATGTTTCCAAAAGATAGTAGGATTTCATTCAAATTCCTTGTGGTAGGAAGCGTATAAGTTTCGACTACCCATTACAAATTTTCCCACTTACATGCAATTAGAAATCTAGATATAGAACTTTCGAAGGTTTACCCCATTCCAGGTTCTGGGGATCTGTTTCCCTTCTGTGGTTTCGAGCTTGTATGAACCGTTCCCGAAAGCTTCGGAGATTACGTACGGACCTTCCCAAGTAGGACCCATCTTTCCTTCGTATTCAACTTTGCTAGTGCTGTTGAGCCTTAGGACATAATCTCCGACCTTGTATACCGACGGTTTGACTCGCTTGTTGTAATACCTTTCGATTTTTTTCTTGTATGCTGCTTCTCTAATCAGCGCAGCTTCTCTCCTTTCTTCCATGAGGTCAAGATTTAGACGGAGATTCTCCTCGTTTTCTTCGAGGTTGGCGGTCCTGTTGGTTAATACTTGTATCTCCGCGGGCAATACCGCCTCAGTTCCGTAAACCAAACTGTAAGGGGTTTCTCCGTTACTCCTTTTGGGTGTGGTTCGATGAGCCCATAGGACCAGGGGGAGTTCTTCCATCCATCCTTGGTGACATTTACCCAAACGTTTCTCGAGACCTTTTAAGATATCCCTGTTGGTTACTTCCACCTGTCCGTTCCCTTGTGGGTGGTAAACGGAAGTAAAGGTTTGCTTTATCTGTAGCATTTCACAGAACCCTTGGAAGAtacctataacaaccctcatatttccatacttgaattgactaattttcctatagggttgttatccatacgtaatatataattaaattagacgttgatcaaatatttatttttggtcgacactttttgttaactaaagtttacactagttatataaaataactttagttaatattaatattaatgcgtattatatttaaaactatatgtaacataattattaattaaatgataagttactttaatcattttatatatatatatatatatatatagcttataaaaaaagatatttttttttataaattaaataatgagcccatgaatttggactaaatattttcaaaaataaaaacttattaaaaacatttttaacatgtttttattttttgtcaaaactggcacctttattttatttatatttttttcttttcaccaactattttttcctataaatacccacttccatttcataaaaacttgtatcaaatctttggaaaaactctctcacaaacttgggaaactacttgaggtattttctatatttttttatcgaattgcttttattttttgtaaattctttataaattcgaaattaatatatataaattatgtctatatgttataattagtattaaaagtattataatgtataaaaataattttgataaattatggaatattatttataattaaatactaattatgtagtatttaaacgtaaaaacaatgtaaaattcgtaataaatatttttaagcaaaaataaaatatatataatttttttttgagtttataaaacttatatagatctgcaaaaattataaaaataattatttgggtcgaATTAATATTTATTCCATAATTAACTCTTATTATGTAATAACCGAAAATATAATCAAagataaatacaaaataaatataaaaataaggtataatatttttataaaaattttctacagatttataaacttaaagaaacttataaaaattataacttaattattttatatgtaattaaattaaaaacaaattTAGGGAAGTTTATATCTATTTTTggaatatataatgtatatgaaaTATAAAGTAATTAATTACATTAATTCTGAATATAAAAATCTGCAAATAAAcagttaaataataattaaatatttatttaacatatataataaatatttaatattatacatataccttgtaaaatataatatatattatacatacatatactttattaattcataaaatataataatatatataataataaacctaaacttatatacacttaaataaataataaagataatcgaattattaatacaataacaataaacttattaatatcatattattaatacataaacatgtcgtatttctatacgcacataaTGGGTGAAAGTTATGATTaaaagataacgtatgacttatacgaatTCAATGCTATTTACGGTGATGTCTTggttgccataatgggaataaggttttggattaaacgaaaggttgtagacttacagtccaactgaaagttcctgacccctggttacatctggtcatcccgacttacttaatagcaacgaagtttggacaaagttgtacaacgtcttaatgtggaggattataacccaaactttctaaaactataaacctgctttaaatggaaacttttcaaaagtagaaactcttactataaattgtcactattaatataatccttatattaataaacatactttttgtctgttagaacataactgactaaacgttatatctctaggttgagatctccgttacttactttcgtcatttcttttctttgtggattatcttcaactgctatttaaggtgattttcatagcctcacttttactgtttacttaactatttataacttttggggtgagacacatgcttgctttataactgttttacacttagacacaagtactaaattgttaactatgctgtcatgatttgattcatgctaaattcctaccgtaatatcgtcaattgctacgtttaaatgcaaacttaattattgtgagtaggcctattgagagtaacgtctctaaccatttgaccgctggtctttggttacataataatgattccacgacactgacagtacaaggtgtcatagggtaaacttgtttagtagcgatattacaaactgcagcaacacttttagattgatatttctatatcaatcaatcttaaactaaatcttgtggtctaaaactttggatattatttataaacctgtgaatttcactcaacctttttggttgacactttaagcatgttttgtctcaggtgatgattgagctagctgtttgcaacttgtgatgatagatttgatgcttgcatggagtccatatcgcatattatattttagttcataaacatttattttacattttaataataatgtaaacatttattactgcttccgctgttttattaacaaaggttttatttaaaaaagtctcatatagagtcgttctcgtttatacaactgtggtatgatatgattggtcacaattacccccggtccatttagggggtgtgacaataCCTTCGGCGAATTGTTTTCCATTATCCGAAACGATTTCTTGGGGTATGCCAAACCGACACACGATGTGTTCCCAAACAAACTTTTCTATTTGTTTCCCTGTTGTGGTGATTAATGGTTTTGCTTCCGTCCACTTGGTGAAGTAGTCTATCGCAACCACCAGCCATTTGTAACCTCCTGGTGCTTCTGTGAGTGGACCTACTAGATCTATGCCCCACTTTGAGAAAGGTCACGCTGATAACACCGATATCATGTCTTGCTTTGGCTGTTTCTGAACTTTAGCGTGGATCTGACATGGCTCACAGGTTCGTAAGAGCGTGACTGTATCTTCGTGCATGGTTGGCCAATAATACCCCATCCTTAGCATTTTTGCCACTATTGACCTTGGTCCGGAATGAAGTCCACAGATACCTTCATGCATTTCTCTGATAATCATCGAAGCTTGGTTTGGTCCGACACAGCGAAGCCACGGGGTGAGGAAAGATTTCCTATACAAGGCTCCGTTCATTATCTTGTATGACGGTGCTTTGATCCGGATCTTTCTTGCTTCTTTTTTATCCTCGGGTAAGATTTCGAGCTCCAAATATTCCCTTAATGGCTTCATCCACGTGTTTTCTTCTTCGATGATTAAGTCGTGGACTTCTTGAGCTTCGATGGACCTTTTTTCTAATACTTCGACCAACGCTTCCTTCGCCGGGTGTGCGAAGGTGATAGAAGCTAATTTGCTCAGAGCATCTGCTTTTTTATTCTGACTTCTTCTTACATGCCCTATTGTGAAGCTTCTGAAACTCTCTACAAGTTCCCTGACCTTTGACAGATAAAGTTGTATGATTGACTGTCTTGCTTCGAAGATACCTAGGACTTGGTTCGCCACTAGTTGTGAGTCTACGAAGGCTTGTAAGTGCTCAATTTTCATCACCTTTGCTATTCTGAGCCCAGCGAGCAGAGCTTCGTATTCTGCTTCGTTATTAGTTGTGCTGAACTTGAAACGAAGCGCGTAAGTAAACTCTTGTCCCTCTGGGTTGATTAGCATAAGTCCTGCCCCTGAGCCATCAGAGCTGGAAGCTCCATCGGTGAACAGTTTCTATTCCTTCGTTTCAACAGTCGGGGTGATAATTTGCGCGAAGGTGGAGTTGTTTTCTTCGTCTGTCTCCATTGTTTCTGCCATGAAGTCTGCTGGTACTTGAGCTTTGATTGAATGGCTAGCTTGGAAGTCGATGTCATGTTCCCCGAGCTCTATTGCCCATTTGGCCATTCTGCCCGACTTTTCTGGCTTCATAAGAACCTGTCTAATTTGCTTGTTAGTTAACACAATGATAGGATGGGCTTGGAAGTACCTTCGTAGCTTCCTTGCGATGTGGACTAGGGCAAGCGTGAGCTTTTCGAGCTCTGGGTAGTTGACTTCTGCGCCCTGTAGAAATCGGCTTACGAAATATATCGGGACCTGTATCCTTTCACGTTCTGCCACTAGCACCGTGCTGATGCACTCCTTGGACGTTGCTAGGTAGAGATATAGTGTCGCTCCTATCTTTGGTGATGTCAGGGTTAGCAGATTAGCTATATgtgctttcatttcaacgaaagcctTTTCGGCTTCTTCAGTCCATGATATTTTCTTTGCTCCCAAGCATCCTTTCAGAACTTTGAGAAAAGGCAATTGATTCTCAGCTCCCTTGGACAGGAAACGGCTTAATGACGCCAGCTTCCCATTTAAACTCTGCATTTCTTTGACCGTGGTTGGTGTTTTGAGTTGTTGGAATTTGTCTACTTTCTATGGGTTTGCTAAGATTCCTTTCTTAGTGATGTAATACCCTAGGAACTTTCCTTCCTCTACCCCGAATGAGCACTTTTTGGGGTTTAGCTTCATATTGACTGTCTGAAGGGTGTCGAAGGTTTCTTGAATGTCTCTCAACAAGGTGCTTTCCTCCGGACTCTTGATTACCATGGCATCAACATATGCTTCCACATTTCTCCCTAGTTGCTTACGAAAGACTTTGTCCACCAACCTTTGGTATGTGGCTCCGGCATTCTTCAATCCGAAGGGCATTTTCTTATAGCAATATATCCCCTTGCTTGTGAAGAAAGACGTCTTTTCCTCGTCTTCTTCGGCCATTTGGATCTGATGGTAGCCTTTGTAGGCATCAAGAAAACACTTATACTTATACCCGGTTAGGGATTCCACTTTCCAATCGATTTCCGGTAGGGGGTAGCAATCCTTAGGGCAAGCTTTGTTGATATTCATAAAATCGACGCACATCCTCCACCCTCCGTCGGATTTCTTCACCATGACGGGGTTTGCAACCCAGGTGGGGTATTTCGCTTCCCGGATTATGCCAGCCTGGAGTAGTTCTTCAACCTCTTTGCAAGCAGCCTCATTCCTCTCGTTAGCGAGGTTTCTTTTCTTCTGATGTATCAGCTCTAGGTGCTTGTATTCGTTGAGCTTGTGTTCCGTAGAGAAGGTAGTTCCGTCGATACTGAGCATTCGAGGAATGCCTGTCATATCTTCGTATTCCCAAGCGAAGATGTCGATGTTCGCCTGCAGTAGCTTGCGAAGCTTTTTCTTCGTTTTCGAAGATAACGAACTTCCGATGATTACTTGTTGATCAGGGAATAGAGGGTTGACGGAGATTTTCTCATCGTTCGAGCCTTCTTCTCTAGTTTCGAGGATGCATTCACTTGGTGTTTCCTCTGTTTTCCTGATTGTCATGATAACCTTTTCTCGATCATAGGTTGAAGCTAGAGTGCCAATACCTTCGGATGTGTAGAACTTCACCAATTGATGTACGGTAGACGCGATTATCCCCATTTTCATCATGGCTACTCTTCCTAGTAGGATGTTGTGCTGCGAGACGGCCCGAACCACTACAAAATCCAGCGTTTCGGTTCTGGTCAGTGGTGGCTCTCCGATGGTGAAGTCGAGGTCAACCTCTCCGATTGGCCAGCATCTTTCTCCAGAGAACCCAATTAGCGGTACCCTCGGTGGGTTCAGGCGAGCCTTAATGGTGGGGCTAAGCTGAtcgaagcaatgttcatacatgataTCACATGCGCTGCCACCATCCAAGTACACTCGACGTACCTCTCTCTCGAAGATTTGCCCATTGATTGTGACAGGTTTGTCGGAGGGAGTGATCGTGTCAAGTGCTGGGAAAGAGATCTCTTCCCAATCTACTACTCCGCTCTTTCTTTCCCTCTTGTTGGTTCTTGGCT from Rutidosis leptorrhynchoides isolate AG116_Rl617_1_P2 chromosome 9, CSIRO_AGI_Rlap_v1, whole genome shotgun sequence harbors:
- the LOC139869231 gene encoding uncharacterized protein, which translates into the protein MLINPEGQEFTYALRFKFSTTNNEAEYEALLAGLRIAKVMKIEHLQAFVDSQLVANQVLGIFEARQSIIQLYLSKVRELVESFRSFTIGHVRRSQNKKADALSKLASITFAHPAKEALVEVLEKRSIEAQEVHDLIIEEENTWMKPLREYLELEILPEDKKEARKIRIKAPSYKIMNGALYRKSFLTPWLRCVGPNQASMIIREMHEGICGLHSGPRSIVAKMLRMGYYWPTMHEDTVTLLRTCEPCQIHAKVQKQPKQDMISVLSA
- the LOC139869232 gene encoding uncharacterized protein, whose protein sequence is MRDTSKFCDFHNDFGHETDDCIQLRQAIEEAVRSGKLTHLVKGIRNPKAPKQEPRTEEKKPNMDNAILTVTECFAVKKPRTNKRERKSGVVDWEEISFPALDTITPSDKPVTINGQIFEREVRRVYLDGGSACDIMYEHCFDQLSPTIKARLNPPRVPLIGFSGERCWPIGEVDLDFTIGEPPLTRTETLDFVVVRAVSQHNILLGRVAMMKMGIIASTVHQLVKFYTSEGIGTLASTYDREKVIMTIRKTEETPSECILETREEGSNDEKISVNPLFPDQQVIIGSSLSSKTKKKLRKLLQANIDIFAWEYEDMTGIPRMLSIDGTTFSTEHKLNEYKHLELIHQKKRNLANERNEAACKEVEELLQAGIIREAKYPTWVANPVMVKKSDGGWRMCVDFMNINKACPKDCYPLPEIDWKVESLTGYKYKCFLDAYKGYHQIQMAEEDEEKTSFFTSKGIYCYKKMPFGLKNAGATYQRLVDKVFRKQLGRNVEAYVDAMVIKSPEESTLLRDIQETFDTLQTVNMKLNPKKCSFGVEEGKFLGYYITKKGILANP